One genomic segment of Leptospira kirschneri serovar Cynopteri str. 3522 CT includes these proteins:
- a CDS encoding PP2C family protein-serine/threonine phosphatase → MTWIKRFSKFKSDFLNPFTFFEREFNYSEAQSWKDQTRIDQSFIRLAFLLHFMMYSTLAIPEVRSSQRGGLYLGIIFLVNVMGLVLSFQERFLSWVIHVSNIVIIFLLMNLFHESFYHFRDLESLQIYNNYFLLISFIVIFQMFRLKKGSCFLTGTVSICLHIFFVSIKRMELGLDDFPRILFVPDVVYVLCIVIGTSSVIIVKRLISISSELDLEYKFIQQDLIVAKQVQENLFPGKLSIKGIRYEVMRIAPNHIGGDFFDFVQLREGNTGIFLTDVAGHGIASALVASMVKIMVSTMPYILKVHPSRLMDYIDDSLHKQFQSYHASAIYMFLDFISREVTFSNAGHPYLIHGSFSKEFHEVETEGAILGFGIKKPIAGQVKLPLVEKDRFFLYTDGLIENKNREGKLLGTEGLLEILNANRFEKDLGIFKANVQKTVENFFGNVALEDDTLFLIVEVE, encoded by the coding sequence ATGACTTGGATAAAACGATTCAGTAAATTCAAATCCGATTTTTTAAACCCTTTCACTTTTTTTGAAAGGGAATTCAATTATAGCGAGGCTCAGTCTTGGAAGGACCAGACTAGAATCGATCAGTCTTTTATTCGACTTGCGTTCCTTCTTCATTTTATGATGTATTCTACGCTTGCGATCCCAGAAGTCAGAAGTTCACAAAGAGGCGGTCTTTATTTAGGAATCATCTTTCTAGTCAACGTAATGGGTCTGGTTCTTTCTTTTCAGGAAAGGTTTCTTTCTTGGGTGATCCACGTCTCGAACATAGTCATCATTTTTCTGTTGATGAATTTATTTCATGAATCCTTCTATCATTTTAGGGATTTAGAAAGTCTTCAGATCTATAATAATTATTTTTTACTAATATCGTTTATTGTAATATTCCAAATGTTTCGTTTGAAAAAGGGTTCTTGTTTTTTAACCGGAACGGTTTCAATTTGTTTACATATCTTTTTCGTTTCTATTAAAAGAATGGAACTAGGACTAGATGATTTTCCTAGAATCCTTTTTGTGCCGGACGTGGTCTATGTTCTTTGTATCGTCATTGGTACTTCCTCCGTGATCATCGTAAAAAGGCTGATTTCTATTTCGTCTGAATTGGATCTAGAATATAAATTTATTCAACAGGATCTTATCGTGGCAAAACAAGTTCAGGAAAATTTATTTCCTGGAAAACTAAGTATTAAAGGAATTCGTTATGAAGTGATGAGGATTGCGCCCAATCATATAGGTGGGGACTTTTTTGATTTTGTACAACTCCGGGAAGGAAACACCGGGATTTTTCTTACGGACGTAGCGGGACATGGGATCGCTTCTGCTCTTGTTGCTTCTATGGTCAAGATTATGGTTTCTACGATGCCTTACATTTTGAAAGTACATCCTTCCCGTTTGATGGATTATATAGACGATTCTCTTCATAAACAATTTCAGTCTTATCACGCGTCTGCGATTTATATGTTTTTGGATTTTATTTCTAGGGAAGTTACGTTTTCAAATGCGGGACATCCGTATTTGATCCACGGTTCTTTTTCAAAAGAATTTCACGAAGTAGAAACAGAAGGCGCCATTTTAGGTTTTGGAATTAAAAAACCAATTGCGGGACAAGTCAAACTTCCTCTCGTCGAAAAGGATCGGTTTTTTTTATACACGGATGGTTTGATAGAAAACAAGAATCGAGAAGGAAAACTTCTTGGAACGGAAGGGCTGCTTGAAATATTGAATGCGAATCGATTTGAAAAAGATTTAGGCATCTTTAAGGCGAACGTACAAAAAACGGTCG